A genomic region of Zea mays cultivar B73 chromosome 6, Zm-B73-REFERENCE-NAM-5.0, whole genome shotgun sequence contains the following coding sequences:
- the LOC100275221 gene encoding uncharacterized protein LOC100275221 yields MEKEHIKMAMLRQEQTFRQQVHELHRVYQVQKQLMMQMQIAKTNSYGNEAAERQTKPTEKLEHRQWCGSSGKTEAKLAEDFSLELTLATGAGRRGEEEKPSNSDSEATMSSSTSAESEPGQGFAPKSDVTNLRFQNESSRHDAQVLQSPWRYQCLSLKMA; encoded by the exons ATGGAGAAGGAACACATCAAGATGGCCATGCTGAGGCAAGAACAGACATTCAGACAGCAG GTTCACGAGCTGCACCGCGTGTACCAGGTTCAGAAGCAGCTGATGATGCAGATGCAGATTGCCAAGACAAACAGCTACGGAAACGAAGCTGCTGAAAGGCAAACCAAACCGACAGAAAAACTCGAGCACCGACAGTGGTGTGGTAGCTCAGGCAAgacggaggccaagctggccgaAGACTTCAGCCTGGAGCTGACACTGGCAACTGGGGCtggaaggaggggggaggaggagaagCCATCCAACTCAGACTCCGAAGCAACAATGTCGTCATCGACATCTGCAGAGTCAGAGCCAGGGCAGGGGTTCGCGCCCAAGTCCGATGTAACAAACCTAAGGTTCCAGAATGAGAGCAGTAGGCATGATGCTCAGGTCTTGCAGTCTCCTTGGCGATACCAATGTTTAAGTCTCAAGATGGCGTGA
- the LOC100274053 gene encoding uncharacterized LOC100274053: MATAGAFHAGGFLLLPVRRSLRGPSPSPWSHFRTHFISSKPPPSTPLPPPVPPARLSPVGSAFGPPSRKTGAVGAGAGAGVVGWYLGLLDARPVLTKSVTAAVIFTAADVSSQMLTLGPEDSLDFLRTMRMASYGFLISGPSLHLWFNFISKLFPKKDVVNTLKKMFIGQAVYGPIINSVFFSYNAGLQGETVAEIIARLKRDLVPTIKSGLLYWPTCDFITFKFVPVHLQPLVSNSFSFLWTIYITYMASLKKADVEVAPST, encoded by the exons atggccaCTGCCGGAGCCTTCCACGCCGGCGGCTTCCTCCTCCTCCCGGTCCGACGAAGTCTCCGCGGGCCCAGCCCCTCACCATGGTCCCACTTCCGCACCCACTTCATCTCCTCCAAGCCGCCGCCCTCCACCCCTCTCCCGCCGCCCGTGCCGCCAGCTCGCCTGTCCCCCGTGGGTTCTGCCTTCGGGCCTCCTAGCAGAAAGACCGGCGCGGTTGGAGCCGGGGCTGGCGCGGGTGTCGTCGGGTGGTACCTTGGCCTCTTGGACGCGCGGCCCGTGCTGACCAAGAGCGTCACCGCCGCTGTCATCTTCACCGCCGCGGACGTCTCCTCCCAG ATGCTCACACTTGGTCCTGAGGATTCACTTGATTTTCTTAGGACCATGCGTATGGCTAGTTATGGGTTTCTGATCTCAGGACCTAGCCTCCATCTTTGGTTCAATTTTATCTCAAAATTGTTCCCCAAAAAAGATGTAGTGAACACATTGAAGAAGATGTTTATAGGGCAAGCAGTCTATGGACCAATTATTAACTCAGTTTTCTTCTCATACAATGCAGGATTACAAG GCGAGACTGTTGCTGAGATTATTGCAAGATTGAAGAGGGATCTAGTTCCCACCATCAAAAGCGGGCTTTTATACTGGCCAACTTGTGATTTCATTACTTTCAAGTTTGTTCCAGTTCATTTACAG CCGCTAGTGAGCAATTCATTCTCATTTCTGTGGACCATCTACATAACATATATGGCCAGCTTAAAGAAAGCAGATGTGGAGGTGGCCCCGAGTACCTAG